From a single Rhodococcus jostii RHA1 genomic region:
- a CDS encoding NADPH:quinone reductase, producing MRAATYHKSGEASDVLSIIQCEKPEPGPGQVLVRVSFSAVNPSDVKTRSGKTPRPIDDFQIPHMDGCGRIVAVGPGVHEGRIGQRVWLWLAALGSRWGTAAEYTLVPANQAVALPDSASDELGACLGIPAMTAHECLLHAGPVTHKKVLIAGGAGAVGHFAIELARWAGATVIATVSTPDKAKLAQQAGADFVVNYRDDDVADQITAFTNGVDIFVEVAIVDNWNIDLAVAAPGASIATYATDGRELSIPIRECMAAGLGLRFFLLYTHSRSALSLAAQSITDALAEQALTPLPHLTFPLDDIALAHEAVENGESRKVLLDLRDSDT from the coding sequence TCGAGTCTCCTTTTCCGCAGTGAATCCCTCTGATGTAAAGACCCGCAGCGGCAAGACTCCGCGCCCGATAGACGACTTCCAAATTCCTCATATGGACGGGTGCGGTCGGATAGTTGCAGTGGGGCCAGGAGTCCATGAAGGCCGTATCGGCCAACGTGTATGGCTTTGGCTTGCGGCGCTGGGCAGCAGATGGGGTACGGCCGCCGAATATACCCTCGTTCCCGCGAATCAAGCCGTGGCGTTGCCCGACTCAGCTTCCGACGAACTGGGTGCGTGTCTGGGAATTCCGGCCATGACCGCCCACGAGTGCCTACTGCATGCAGGACCGGTGACGCACAAGAAAGTCTTGATTGCAGGTGGCGCCGGCGCTGTAGGCCACTTCGCGATCGAACTCGCGCGATGGGCGGGTGCCACTGTCATCGCTACAGTGAGCACGCCCGACAAAGCTAAACTCGCACAACAGGCAGGCGCAGACTTCGTCGTAAATTACCGCGACGACGACGTTGCCGACCAGATCACAGCCTTCACCAACGGCGTGGACATCTTTGTAGAAGTCGCCATCGTGGACAACTGGAACATCGACCTAGCTGTCGCGGCACCTGGTGCAAGCATCGCCACCTATGCCACCGACGGTCGCGAACTCTCGATCCCTATCCGCGAGTGCATGGCTGCAGGTCTCGGGCTCCGCTTCTTCCTTCTTTATACACATAGTCGTTCAGCCCTCTCCCTCGCCGCGCAGAGCATCACCGACGCACTTGCCGAGCAAGCACTAACCCCACTGCCTCATCTCACGTTCCCGCTAGATGACATCGCATTAGCTCACGAAGCGGTCGAGAACGGTGAGTCGAGAAAAGTTCTACTTGACCTTCGTGACTCCGATACATGA
- a CDS encoding DUF427 domain-containing protein has protein sequence MSIALTHAAEVQQSGENGRISIERTHKRIRVFFAGHVIADTTRAVYLFEKGHLPVYYIPRDDVRTDFLEPLDATTWCPWKGKARYWDLVVDDRRAERSVWGYDEPLKDSLDLSWYVAFYWHKMDAWYEEDQQVFVHPRDPYVRVDVLPSSRHVEVFIGDTLVADTTRPRLLFETSLPVRYYIPRIDVRSEFFTGSDAKTSCPYKGTASYLSFTGSDDSDPVEDAAWYYPFTTAEASGIGDHVSFYPDSARIVVDGAPVEGCPTPL, from the coding sequence ATGTCCATAGCTCTGACGCACGCTGCCGAGGTCCAGCAGTCCGGCGAGAACGGCCGCATCTCGATCGAACGCACCCACAAACGAATCCGGGTGTTCTTCGCAGGTCACGTGATCGCGGACACCACCCGCGCGGTGTACCTGTTTGAGAAGGGGCACCTGCCGGTCTACTACATCCCCCGCGACGACGTGCGCACCGACTTCCTCGAGCCCCTCGACGCCACCACGTGGTGCCCGTGGAAAGGCAAGGCCAGGTACTGGGATCTCGTCGTCGACGATCGGCGGGCCGAGCGGTCGGTGTGGGGTTACGACGAACCGCTGAAGGACTCCCTCGATCTCAGCTGGTATGTCGCTTTCTACTGGCACAAGATGGACGCCTGGTACGAGGAGGATCAGCAGGTGTTCGTGCACCCGCGCGACCCTTACGTCCGCGTCGACGTCCTGCCGTCCTCCCGGCACGTGGAGGTCTTCATCGGCGACACCCTCGTCGCCGACACCACCCGTCCACGCTTGCTGTTCGAGACCTCACTACCAGTTCGCTACTACATCCCTCGCATCGACGTCCGCTCCGAGTTCTTCACCGGCTCCGACGCCAAGACCTCCTGCCCGTACAAGGGCACGGCCTCGTACCTGTCGTTCACCGGATCGGACGACAGCGACCCCGTCGAGGACGCCGCCTGGTACTACCCGTTCACGACCGCGGAGGCTTCGGGCATCGGCGACCACGTGTCGTTCTACCCCGACAGCGCCAGGATCGTCGTCGACGGCGCCCCGGTGGAGGGCTGTCCGACGCCTCTGTGA
- a CDS encoding enoyl-CoA hydratase/isomerase family protein has product MVLPNLVAAEEDTYSRVLCDQHDGVLRVTLNRTTALNAINATMAKRLQQLWSLVRDDASIHSIIVSAAGVEAFCMGFDAGDPPQPLSCGGNALGWEAFAISPKECGVDKHLIVTVNGIACRESFRFLCDADVVVASSNASFFEPPRFTPADDVSNREGGLPAGLRTICATNPTVHNPVTALQAHHAGLVHEVVPLASLRGTAERLAHRA; this is encoded by the coding sequence ATGGTGCTGCCAAACCTCGTTGCGGCAGAAGAGGACACCTATAGCCGCGTGCTGTGCGATCAGCACGACGGAGTGTTGCGCGTGACGTTGAATCGGACCACTGCGCTCAATGCCATCAATGCGACCATGGCCAAGCGGCTACAGCAGCTGTGGTCGCTGGTTCGGGACGACGCGAGCATCCACTCGATCATCGTGTCCGCGGCTGGTGTCGAAGCATTCTGCATGGGGTTCGACGCAGGAGACCCGCCCCAGCCACTTTCCTGCGGCGGCAACGCCCTGGGATGGGAAGCTTTTGCCATCAGCCCGAAGGAATGCGGCGTCGACAAACACCTGATCGTGACCGTGAACGGGATCGCCTGTCGAGAATCATTCCGATTCTTGTGTGATGCCGATGTCGTCGTCGCGTCCAGCAACGCCTCCTTCTTCGAGCCGCCTCGTTTCACCCCTGCAGATGATGTGAGCAACAGGGAGGGTGGATTGCCGGCAGGACTTCGCACGATCTGCGCCACAAACCCGACCGTGCACAACCCTGTGACGGCATTACAAGCGCACCATGCGGGCCTGGTTCACGAAGTGGTCCCGCTGGCGTCGCTGCGAGGTACCGCCGAACGCCTTGCCCACAGGGCATGA
- a CDS encoding AMP-binding protein has protein sequence MHIPFTVTDFLERGAAGFPDSVAVIDEPEQPGESVGQVTFRELAHRVCAWQAGFDRLGIRVGERVAVVSHNSARLLELLYAVPASGRICVPINFRLSPAEVDYIVGDCGASVLLVDPELEEALSGIKVRHRFVLGKHTDADLMRFDTEPAPWASPTEESTATINYTSGTTARPKGVEMTHRNLWVNAVTLAMHTRAWERDVYMHTLPMFHCNGWGMPFGMAGLGAKQIVLRKVDGTEILRRVEEHGVTLMCGAPAVWNAVLDAARSWQGEIPGRDRVRVVCAGAPPPSRTIARLSSELGWELQQIYGLTETSPLLTFNRSLPADDGLDLEERAHRLTRAGLPALGARLHISNSGEVLARSNVVMNGYWNNPEATDEALRDGWFHTGDGGMIDGEGQLTISDRKKDVIVTGGENVSSIEVEECIFSHPGVTQVAVIGVPDEKWGETVKALVVTTGPSTVSEAEIIAHCKQHLAGYKAPTSVEFRDSIPHTATGKIQKFKLRAPYWEGSTRGVN, from the coding sequence ATGCACATCCCATTTACGGTTACAGACTTTCTGGAGCGGGGAGCGGCCGGTTTCCCTGACAGCGTGGCCGTGATCGACGAGCCGGAACAACCGGGCGAGTCGGTCGGGCAGGTGACTTTTCGGGAACTCGCCCACCGCGTGTGTGCCTGGCAAGCAGGATTCGACCGTCTGGGCATCAGGGTCGGCGAACGGGTCGCCGTCGTCAGCCACAATTCGGCCCGACTGCTCGAGCTCTTGTACGCGGTGCCGGCGAGCGGCCGGATTTGTGTTCCGATCAATTTCCGTCTGTCTCCGGCGGAGGTCGATTACATCGTCGGAGATTGCGGCGCGTCAGTGCTTCTTGTCGATCCCGAGCTGGAAGAGGCGTTGTCGGGTATCAAGGTTCGGCACCGGTTCGTACTCGGGAAGCACACAGACGCGGATCTGATGCGCTTCGATACGGAGCCGGCCCCCTGGGCGTCGCCCACGGAGGAGTCGACGGCAACAATCAACTACACCTCCGGCACCACCGCGCGCCCGAAGGGTGTCGAGATGACTCATCGTAATCTTTGGGTCAATGCCGTCACACTCGCGATGCACACCCGTGCGTGGGAACGCGATGTGTACATGCACACGTTGCCGATGTTCCACTGCAACGGTTGGGGGATGCCGTTCGGGATGGCAGGACTGGGCGCGAAGCAGATCGTGTTGCGCAAGGTCGACGGCACCGAAATCCTCCGGCGGGTGGAGGAACACGGTGTGACGTTGATGTGCGGGGCTCCGGCGGTGTGGAACGCGGTGCTCGATGCTGCCCGGTCCTGGCAGGGAGAGATTCCTGGTCGCGATCGGGTGCGGGTGGTGTGCGCCGGCGCTCCTCCGCCCAGCCGTACCATCGCGCGCCTGAGCAGCGAGTTGGGGTGGGAACTGCAGCAGATCTACGGGCTCACGGAAACATCGCCGCTGCTGACTTTCAACCGGTCGCTGCCTGCGGATGACGGTCTTGATCTTGAGGAACGAGCGCACAGACTGACCCGCGCCGGACTTCCCGCCCTCGGTGCACGGCTTCATATCTCCAACTCGGGTGAAGTTCTGGCGCGTTCGAACGTCGTGATGAACGGATACTGGAACAACCCCGAGGCGACCGACGAGGCGCTGCGTGATGGTTGGTTCCACACGGGAGACGGCGGGATGATCGACGGCGAGGGCCAACTGACGATTTCCGACCGAAAGAAGGATGTGATCGTCACCGGTGGCGAGAATGTGTCGTCGATTGAGGTGGAGGAATGCATCTTCAGCCATCCCGGTGTGACCCAGGTCGCGGTGATCGGCGTACCGGACGAGAAATGGGGCGAGACCGTCAAGGCGCTGGTGGTCACCACGGGTCCCTCCACAGTCTCCGAGGCCGAGATCATCGCACACTGCAAGCAGCACCTGGCGGG